A region from the Sebastes umbrosus isolate fSebUmb1 chromosome 18, fSebUmb1.pri, whole genome shotgun sequence genome encodes:
- the wdr21 gene encoding WD repeat domain 21 isoform X2 — MLPENSYCRLVHEVKVSGMRRHKLEIQSTDNSNPNTDNFRLIVGDSACERVFTVNDVSHGGCKYGIMNFSSSSRGSLSVEMCDNLYFTNRKVNSICWASVNYPDSHVLLCLVGAADTPGCVSLLPASLFSNSNPDQPGMLCSFKISSAWSCAWCLNPQFDKTFSTGLSRRVIVKDAETGRTQTYSTCSDVLAQQFALRVPVLFNGCRSGEIFSIDLRQRGRRDHSWKASRFHQESAITSVRVLQDENYLLAADMLGQIKLWDVRVTKPVQEYKGHYNEHAYLPIHVNEPEGLLLAVGQDCYTRLWSLKDGHLLRTIPSPHPAANDLIPSVVFSSKLGGCRGLPGLLMAVKHDLYYFPYNTDYQEGGGAEHPASL, encoded by the exons ATGTTACCTGAGAATTCCTATTGCAG GCTGGTCCATGAGGTGAAGGTCAGTGGAATGAGACGCCACAAACTAGAGATCCAGAGCACGGACAACAGCAACCCCAACACCGACAACTTCAGACTCATAGTG GGGGATTCTGCATGCGAGCGAGTGTTCACAGTCAACGACGTCTCGCACGGAGGCTGCAAGTACGGCATCATgaacttcagcagcagcagccggggCTCTCTGTCTGTGGAGATGTGCGACAACCTCTACTTCACCAACCGCAAA GTGAATTCCATCTGCTGGGCCTCGGTCAACTACCCAGACTCCCACGTCTT GCTGTGTCTGGTAGGAGCGGCAGACACCCCCGGCTGTGTCAGTTTACTCCCTGCTTCCCTCTTCAGCAACTCCAACCCAG acCAGCCCGGGATGCTGTGTAGCTTTAAGATATCCTCCGCCTGGTCTTGCGCTTGGTGCCTCAACCCCCAGTTTGACAAGACCTTCAGCACTG GCCTGTCTCGTAGGGTGATAGTGAAAGATGCAGAGACGGGCCGAACGCAGACGTACAGCACCTGCAGCGATGTCTTGGCTCAGCAGTTTGCCCTCAGG GTCCCTGTGCTGTTCAACGGTTGCCGATCAGGAGAGATCTTCAGCATTGACCTGCGGCAGCGCGGCCGCAGGGATCACAGCTGGAAGGCCAGCCGCTTCCATCAAGAGTCGGCCATCACCTCCGTACGCGTCCTCCAGGATGAGAACTACCTGCTAGCTGCTGACATGCTGGGCCAG attAAGCTGTGGGATGTGCGAGTGACAAAGCCAGTGCAGGAATACAAAGGGCACTACAATGAGCATGCCTACCTTCCCATCCACGTCAATGAGCCTGAGGGGCTTTTGTTGGCAG TCGGTCAGGATTGCTACACAAGGCTATGGAGCCTCAAAGACGGCCACCTATTGAGGACCATCCCGTCACCCCATCCGGCCGCCAACGACCTGATCCCAAGCGTGGTCTTCTCCTCTAAACTGGGCGGCTGCAGGGGGCTGCCCGGCCTGCTCATGGCCGTCAAACACGACCTTTACTACTTCCCATACAACACTGACTaccaggaaggaggaggagcagagcatCCGGCCAGCCTTTAG
- the wdr21 gene encoding WD repeat domain 21 isoform X1, with protein sequence MKKWNWREGQRPHRRRGAGGQRHGWFRGNRQRSTQDEQWYGHNEEGPSYGAPQTASSSSSSSSSSSSSSSKASSAAPELPGFYFDPEKNRYFRLLPGHNNCNPLTREQIQEKEREKQRNKMLAEDEKPRKKAPRTGLNTSLLLQKRHLGMLPENSYCRLVHEVKVSGMRRHKLEIQSTDNSNPNTDNFRLIVGDSACERVFTVNDVSHGGCKYGIMNFSSSSRGSLSVEMCDNLYFTNRKVNSICWASVNYPDSHVLLCLVGAADTPGCVSLLPASLFSNSNPDQPGMLCSFKISSAWSCAWCLNPQFDKTFSTGLSRRVIVKDAETGRTQTYSTCSDVLAQQFALRVPVLFNGCRSGEIFSIDLRQRGRRDHSWKASRFHQESAITSVRVLQDENYLLAADMLGQIKLWDVRVTKPVQEYKGHYNEHAYLPIHVNEPEGLLLAVGQDCYTRLWSLKDGHLLRTIPSPHPAANDLIPSVVFSSKLGGCRGLPGLLMAVKHDLYYFPYNTDYQEGGGAEHPASL encoded by the exons GTATGGACATAATGAAGAAGGGCCATCATACGGAGCACCTCAGACCGCgtcttcctcgtcctcctcatcctcctcatcttcctcttcctcctcaaagGCCAGCAGTGCTGCTCCAG AGCTGCCTGGTTTCTACTTTGACCCGGAGAAAAATCGTTACTTCCGCCTGTTACCCGGACACAACAACTGTAACCCGCTGACTAGAGAGCAGAttcaggagaaagagagagagaaacagagaaacaagATGCTCGCGGAGGATGAAAAGCCCAGAAAA AAAGCACCAAGAACAGGACTGAACACttcgctgctgctgcagaaaagACACCTTGGCATGTTACCTGAGAATTCCTATTGCAG GCTGGTCCATGAGGTGAAGGTCAGTGGAATGAGACGCCACAAACTAGAGATCCAGAGCACGGACAACAGCAACCCCAACACCGACAACTTCAGACTCATAGTG GGGGATTCTGCATGCGAGCGAGTGTTCACAGTCAACGACGTCTCGCACGGAGGCTGCAAGTACGGCATCATgaacttcagcagcagcagccggggCTCTCTGTCTGTGGAGATGTGCGACAACCTCTACTTCACCAACCGCAAA GTGAATTCCATCTGCTGGGCCTCGGTCAACTACCCAGACTCCCACGTCTT GCTGTGTCTGGTAGGAGCGGCAGACACCCCCGGCTGTGTCAGTTTACTCCCTGCTTCCCTCTTCAGCAACTCCAACCCAG acCAGCCCGGGATGCTGTGTAGCTTTAAGATATCCTCCGCCTGGTCTTGCGCTTGGTGCCTCAACCCCCAGTTTGACAAGACCTTCAGCACTG GCCTGTCTCGTAGGGTGATAGTGAAAGATGCAGAGACGGGCCGAACGCAGACGTACAGCACCTGCAGCGATGTCTTGGCTCAGCAGTTTGCCCTCAGG GTCCCTGTGCTGTTCAACGGTTGCCGATCAGGAGAGATCTTCAGCATTGACCTGCGGCAGCGCGGCCGCAGGGATCACAGCTGGAAGGCCAGCCGCTTCCATCAAGAGTCGGCCATCACCTCCGTACGCGTCCTCCAGGATGAGAACTACCTGCTAGCTGCTGACATGCTGGGCCAG attAAGCTGTGGGATGTGCGAGTGACAAAGCCAGTGCAGGAATACAAAGGGCACTACAATGAGCATGCCTACCTTCCCATCCACGTCAATGAGCCTGAGGGGCTTTTGTTGGCAG TCGGTCAGGATTGCTACACAAGGCTATGGAGCCTCAAAGACGGCCACCTATTGAGGACCATCCCGTCACCCCATCCGGCCGCCAACGACCTGATCCCAAGCGTGGTCTTCTCCTCTAAACTGGGCGGCTGCAGGGGGCTGCCCGGCCTGCTCATGGCCGTCAAACACGACCTTTACTACTTCCCATACAACACTGACTaccaggaaggaggaggagcagagcatCCGGCCAGCCTTTAG
- the zfyve1 gene encoding zinc finger FYVE domain-containing protein 1 isoform X1: protein MIFYAPRALHALTVTECCGKEVRATNQVMTDKDHTIKQGEAEVARRADGLQENYACGGSDEAAFECDECGSLQCARCELELHRQERMRNHDRVRIAPGHVPFCDSCKGDSSCSGGGRLRAVVRCQGCKINLCLDCQKRTHSGVNKRKHPMTPYPPAKAAQDNCVSDGESEMDILRAELERVCSFLLVDEREEMQVKDEDDFVSRLGCRQDELLKVVSIFGNTGEGKSHTLNHTFFLGREVFKTSPTQESCTVGVWAAMDPVHRVVVIDTEGLLGAGANQGQRTRLLLKVLAICDVVIYRTHADRLHDDLFKFLGDASDAYLKHFTRELKATTTRCGLDVPLSTLGPAVIIFHETVHTKLLGSDKPSESAERLLQERFRKLGLFPEAFSSLQYRGTRTYNPPTDFSGLLRTLEQQLDNNTTRSPRSASVIYKALQALSERFSGDISDEHMTSNSFFPDEYFTCSSLCLSCGSGCKRSMNHLKEGLDHEAKHRCRYSAQYDNRIYTCKACYEGGKEVIVVPKTTASSDSPWFGLAIYAWSGYVIECPNCAVIYRSRQYWYGNQDPVETVVRTEIQHIWPGSDGFLKDNNNAAQRLLDGVKYISQSVSELSVKPAKAVTSWLTDQIAPTYWKPNSLILKCHKCGEEFQPNDTKHHCRACGEGFCDSCSLKTRPVPERGWGLAPVRVCDACFHNRGISTELLDAALEEEGGTLIARKVGEAVQNTLGAVVGAIDIPLGLVKDAARPAYWVPDQDIHSCSECQREFSPRLSIHHCRACGQGVCDDCSQERRAVPSRGWDHPVRVCHGCNQKPGEL, encoded by the exons GAGAACTACGCCTGCGGGGGTTCAGACGAGGCTGCCTTTGAGTGTGATGAATGCGGCAGCCTGCAGTGCGCCCGCTGTGAACTGGAGCTCCACCGCCAGGAGCGGATGAGGAATCACGACCGGGTCCGGATCGCACCGGGTCACGTCCCCTTCTGCGACTCCTGCAAAGGTGACAGCAGCTGCAGCGGCGGAGGGCGGCTCAGGGCAGTGGTGCGCTGCCAGGGTTGTAAGATCAATCTGTGTTTGGACTGCCAGAAACGCACCCACAGCGGAGTCAACAAGAGGAAGCACCCAATGACACCCTACCCGCCTGCCAAAGCTGCCCAGGACAACTGCGTGTCCGACGGGGAGTCAGAGATGGATATCCTGAGAGCCGAGCTGGAGAGGGTGTGCAGCTTCCTTCTGGTGGATGAGAGGGAGGAGATGCAG GTGAAGGATGAGGACGATTTTGTGAGCAGACTGGGCTGCAGGCAAGATGAGCTCCTCAAAGTGGTCTCCATCTTTGGAAACACTGGGGAGGGCAAGTCCCACACCCTGAACCATACGTTTTTCCTCGGACGAGAAGTGTTCAAGACCTCGCCCACCCAAGAGTCCTGCACCGTGGGTGTGTGGGCAGCTATGGACCCCGTGCACCGGGTGGTGGTCATCGACACAGAGGGACTGCTTGGGGCTG GAGCTAATCAGGGCCAGCGAACACGCCTGCTCCTCAAAGTCCTGGCTATTTGTGATGTGGTCATCTACCGAACCCATGCCGACCGTCTCCACGATGATCTCTTCAAGTTCCTTGGTGATGCATCAGATGCCTACCTGAAACATTTCACCAGGGAGCTGAAAGCAACTACCACCCGTTGTGGTCTAGATGTCCCGTTGTCCACTCTGGGCCCTGCTGTGATCATCTTCCATGAGACGGTCCACACAAAGCTACTAGGGTCAG ACAAACCATCGGAATCGGCCGAGCGTCTTCTCCAGGAGCGTTTCAGGAAGCTGGGTCTGTTTCCCGAAGCGTTCAGCTCCCTCCAGTACCGCGGAACTCGGACCTACAACCCTCCCACAGACTTCAGCGGTCTGCTGCGCACCCTGGAGCAGCAACTGGACAACAACACCACCCGCTCGCCACGCTCTGCAAGCGTCATCTACAAGGCTCTGCAG GCCCTGAGTGAGCGCTTCAGCGGGGACATTTCAGATGAGCACATGACCAGTAACTCCTTCTTCCCAGATGAGTACTTCACCTGCTCCAGCCTCTGCCTCAGCTGTGG TTCAGGCTGTAAGAGAAGCATGAATCACCTGAAGGAAGGACTCGACCACGAAGCCAAACATCGCTGCCGCTACTCTGCTCAGTATGACAACCGCATCTACACGTGCAAG GCCTGCTacgagggagggaaggaggttaTAGTTGTTCCCAAAACGACTGCCTCGTCTGACTCACCGTGGTTTGGCTTGGCCATCTACGCCTGGTCTGG GTATGTAATCGAGTGCCCCAACTGCGCCGTGATCTACAGAAGCAGGCAGTACTGGTATGGAAACCAGGATCCAGTGGAAACAGTGGTCAGAACAGAGATCCAGCACATCTGGCCTGGG TCTGACGGCTTTTTGAAAGACAACAACAACGCGGCCCAGAGGTTGCTGGATGGAGTCAAATACATTTCTCAGTCGGTGTCTGAACTCAGCGTCAAGCCTGCCAAAGCGGTCACCTCCTGGCTTACCGACCAGATCGCTCCCACGTACTGGAAGCCCAACTCCCTTATCCTG aaaTGCCATAAATGTGGGGAAGAGTTCCAGCCCAACGACACCAAGCACCACTGTCGCGCCTGCGGAGAGGGCTTCTGTGACTCCTGCTCCTTGAAAACCCGGCCGGTCCCGGAGAGGGGCTGGGGCCTCGCTCCTGTCCGAGTCTGCGATGCGTGTTTCCACAACAGGGGAATCTCAACTG AGTTGCTGGATGCTGccttggaggaggaggggggcacCCTGATTGCCAGGAAGGTCGGGGAGGCGGTTCAGAACACATTGGGAGCTGTGGTCGGCGCCATCGACATACCTCTCG GCCTGGTGAAGGACGCGGCTCGCCCGGCCTACTGGGTCCCAGATCAGGACATCCACTCCTGCAGCGAGTGCCAGAGGGAGTTCTCCCCGCGTCTCTCCATCCACCACTGCCGCGCCTGTGGCCAGGGAGTGTGCGACGACTGCTCCCAGGAGCGACGCGCCGTGCCCTCCCGTGGCTGGGATCACCCGGTGAGGGTCTGCCACGGCTGCAACCAGAAACCTGGGGAGCTCTAG
- the zfyve1 gene encoding zinc finger FYVE domain-containing protein 1 isoform X2, whose protein sequence is MRNHDRVRIAPGHVPFCDSCKGDSSCSGGGRLRAVVRCQGCKINLCLDCQKRTHSGVNKRKHPMTPYPPAKAAQDNCVSDGESEMDILRAELERVCSFLLVDEREEMQVKDEDDFVSRLGCRQDELLKVVSIFGNTGEGKSHTLNHTFFLGREVFKTSPTQESCTVGVWAAMDPVHRVVVIDTEGLLGAGANQGQRTRLLLKVLAICDVVIYRTHADRLHDDLFKFLGDASDAYLKHFTRELKATTTRCGLDVPLSTLGPAVIIFHETVHTKLLGSDKPSESAERLLQERFRKLGLFPEAFSSLQYRGTRTYNPPTDFSGLLRTLEQQLDNNTTRSPRSASVIYKALQALSERFSGDISDEHMTSNSFFPDEYFTCSSLCLSCGSGCKRSMNHLKEGLDHEAKHRCRYSAQYDNRIYTCKACYEGGKEVIVVPKTTASSDSPWFGLAIYAWSGYVIECPNCAVIYRSRQYWYGNQDPVETVVRTEIQHIWPGSDGFLKDNNNAAQRLLDGVKYISQSVSELSVKPAKAVTSWLTDQIAPTYWKPNSLILKCHKCGEEFQPNDTKHHCRACGEGFCDSCSLKTRPVPERGWGLAPVRVCDACFHNRGISTELLDAALEEEGGTLIARKVGEAVQNTLGAVVGAIDIPLGLVKDAARPAYWVPDQDIHSCSECQREFSPRLSIHHCRACGQGVCDDCSQERRAVPSRGWDHPVRVCHGCNQKPGEL, encoded by the exons ATGAGGAATCACGACCGGGTCCGGATCGCACCGGGTCACGTCCCCTTCTGCGACTCCTGCAAAGGTGACAGCAGCTGCAGCGGCGGAGGGCGGCTCAGGGCAGTGGTGCGCTGCCAGGGTTGTAAGATCAATCTGTGTTTGGACTGCCAGAAACGCACCCACAGCGGAGTCAACAAGAGGAAGCACCCAATGACACCCTACCCGCCTGCCAAAGCTGCCCAGGACAACTGCGTGTCCGACGGGGAGTCAGAGATGGATATCCTGAGAGCCGAGCTGGAGAGGGTGTGCAGCTTCCTTCTGGTGGATGAGAGGGAGGAGATGCAG GTGAAGGATGAGGACGATTTTGTGAGCAGACTGGGCTGCAGGCAAGATGAGCTCCTCAAAGTGGTCTCCATCTTTGGAAACACTGGGGAGGGCAAGTCCCACACCCTGAACCATACGTTTTTCCTCGGACGAGAAGTGTTCAAGACCTCGCCCACCCAAGAGTCCTGCACCGTGGGTGTGTGGGCAGCTATGGACCCCGTGCACCGGGTGGTGGTCATCGACACAGAGGGACTGCTTGGGGCTG GAGCTAATCAGGGCCAGCGAACACGCCTGCTCCTCAAAGTCCTGGCTATTTGTGATGTGGTCATCTACCGAACCCATGCCGACCGTCTCCACGATGATCTCTTCAAGTTCCTTGGTGATGCATCAGATGCCTACCTGAAACATTTCACCAGGGAGCTGAAAGCAACTACCACCCGTTGTGGTCTAGATGTCCCGTTGTCCACTCTGGGCCCTGCTGTGATCATCTTCCATGAGACGGTCCACACAAAGCTACTAGGGTCAG ACAAACCATCGGAATCGGCCGAGCGTCTTCTCCAGGAGCGTTTCAGGAAGCTGGGTCTGTTTCCCGAAGCGTTCAGCTCCCTCCAGTACCGCGGAACTCGGACCTACAACCCTCCCACAGACTTCAGCGGTCTGCTGCGCACCCTGGAGCAGCAACTGGACAACAACACCACCCGCTCGCCACGCTCTGCAAGCGTCATCTACAAGGCTCTGCAG GCCCTGAGTGAGCGCTTCAGCGGGGACATTTCAGATGAGCACATGACCAGTAACTCCTTCTTCCCAGATGAGTACTTCACCTGCTCCAGCCTCTGCCTCAGCTGTGG TTCAGGCTGTAAGAGAAGCATGAATCACCTGAAGGAAGGACTCGACCACGAAGCCAAACATCGCTGCCGCTACTCTGCTCAGTATGACAACCGCATCTACACGTGCAAG GCCTGCTacgagggagggaaggaggttaTAGTTGTTCCCAAAACGACTGCCTCGTCTGACTCACCGTGGTTTGGCTTGGCCATCTACGCCTGGTCTGG GTATGTAATCGAGTGCCCCAACTGCGCCGTGATCTACAGAAGCAGGCAGTACTGGTATGGAAACCAGGATCCAGTGGAAACAGTGGTCAGAACAGAGATCCAGCACATCTGGCCTGGG TCTGACGGCTTTTTGAAAGACAACAACAACGCGGCCCAGAGGTTGCTGGATGGAGTCAAATACATTTCTCAGTCGGTGTCTGAACTCAGCGTCAAGCCTGCCAAAGCGGTCACCTCCTGGCTTACCGACCAGATCGCTCCCACGTACTGGAAGCCCAACTCCCTTATCCTG aaaTGCCATAAATGTGGGGAAGAGTTCCAGCCCAACGACACCAAGCACCACTGTCGCGCCTGCGGAGAGGGCTTCTGTGACTCCTGCTCCTTGAAAACCCGGCCGGTCCCGGAGAGGGGCTGGGGCCTCGCTCCTGTCCGAGTCTGCGATGCGTGTTTCCACAACAGGGGAATCTCAACTG AGTTGCTGGATGCTGccttggaggaggaggggggcacCCTGATTGCCAGGAAGGTCGGGGAGGCGGTTCAGAACACATTGGGAGCTGTGGTCGGCGCCATCGACATACCTCTCG GCCTGGTGAAGGACGCGGCTCGCCCGGCCTACTGGGTCCCAGATCAGGACATCCACTCCTGCAGCGAGTGCCAGAGGGAGTTCTCCCCGCGTCTCTCCATCCACCACTGCCGCGCCTGTGGCCAGGGAGTGTGCGACGACTGCTCCCAGGAGCGACGCGCCGTGCCCTCCCGTGGCTGGGATCACCCGGTGAGGGTCTGCCACGGCTGCAACCAGAAACCTGGGGAGCTCTAG